TGACAAAAGTGTAGACTTTCTTTACGAAATTACAGATCTCTGTGTTACAAATACTCCTGTAAAAAGTTTAAGCACTAAATAACTTCTATACTCCAGTAAAAGTAAAACCGTGCAGCCTCAGAAATATAGTTAGAAAGTAAAGAGTAGCGAATTCTACTCACCACTTTTGTAAAAAGGTAACTGAACCTTTTGCTATGTTAATACAATAGGAAACAATATTAGTCCAATCTAAGTTCTAATTGTCACGAAAGCTTCAGTCTGTCATGTCGGACACGTGCAGTGAAGGAGAATTTCATCAAAACAActattttctgttgcctacaTTTTTTCAAAGTACTTCTTGGTCCTGTCATTAGTCAGCTGGCATTAATGAATCTAATAGCACAAATCAACCTGGTGACGTAACCTTGTGTACTGACAGAAGATGGTGCTAGACACTTTCTAAAAACTTGAAGCAGTTCttccttaacctcctaagacatgaactcttccacgacagcatttttaatttctctttgctatttgggctgattggggcccgatgaatgtaaaaacaaagaattacctgattttatttttttacctgatttttgtttctaagaaaaatcagagccacttatgaggatattcgtttaaattttcgatagaacagtagcagtataatgtcctcgtaagtggatatcaggcccttgtagagcaaaattgagtattttggtctaaataacccgaagtgtgatgtccacatatgtggacgcaggtGCTAGAAGgttaaatccagcttcacagcCGGTGTTACATCTGTGTCAGAGAGCGAGAGCAGATGGTGTAAACAAGCCTTTGTACAGTTAGTGTGTCATTTCCACTCTGAAGGATGCTTTTGTGGTTTGTTCCAGTTCTGGGAGTTGAGCTAACCAGGCTTCTGGACAAACAGGGATTGTACCAGTTTGATGTCTTTAACCCTGAGATGCTTCCCCGGGACGTGAGTCTTCTCCTTCCTCTCTTTCTGCATGTGTTGTATCCCTGCATTCTCACAGCTTCTGCCTCTTATCTCTGCTGCAGGGCTTTGTGGTGATTCAGATGGATTTTGGTTTCCCTCATCACCTTCTGGTCGAGTTTCTCAAGAGGACACTTCAGTAACCTTTAAATGTCCGACCCGAGAGTGTGTTTTAATCTGAAAACTCAGCTAGGACTGATGTGAGTCAGAACATGCTTCTGTCAGTTAGTTGGTGAACATTTTGTTTGTTGTCGTTTGATTAAAATTAAATACCATGTAAAAGCTTCTGCAGGTGATGTACAGTCAGTAAAGATTACCACAATTATTGTGAGACTTTGCCTCACCTGATTGTGTGAGTTATTGAGATCAACACAAGGTGTGAGTGAAAGAAGGCGTCCACgtccactgtgaacgaccatcCTTGAACAGAGGAGCTGGCTTACACCTGTCTGCCACCTATAATCTAGTTTTGAGATCCTCTCCTAGACGCCTTATCGCCCACTCACAGCTTTGACAAATGCCCAGCTGGGACAagcacatttactcagggcttTGATGATGTGGTGTTCTTCTGTTTCCCTGACGGCTGtatctgtggggatggtgttcacTCTGTGCTGGAGCGTCCTGTAGCATACGAATGTTTATTTTCACACTGACGTTTGAGACACTGCTCTGATAAACATAATCACAGGAATCTGTTATTCTGTCTGGAAACAGGAGTGGAGGATTTCACGAggatgaaaatacagttattaactgttttatatattttgtttgttttgtgcctgtaaagtttagttttgctttgtgGACAGTCGTTGTTTGAGAGAtgctgtagaaggacagaatACCTGCACCGTGATCCAAGTACACTCGTAAAGGACTGACCCTCAGACAGGAGTTTGGATGTTTTACTAGTGTATGTTTTTTGTCATAATCTAATGCCCAAGATTGTTCATTAAAACTCATTCATATGCTGAATAACGTGCTTTGTTGGTTAGCGTTCTCTTATAAAGTTTATTAATAACTCCTGTCCCCTGGTCTGATAGTAGAAACATTTGTTTGGGCTGTAGCTTCACCtcttaaaacacaatttaatggGATATTCTTTACTGAcatctgaacacagaaacatgtTTTCAGTGCAAGAAATTCACAGAAGCAGTTTTAGTGAAGCTTTTTTATTCCAGCTTTCAGACAGCAGTCACACAGCCTTGGAATCCTTTACCCACATTTTTTCTTATATCAACTACAACAGAGTTTACGTTTAGTAAACTTATACAAGtataaaaaaatactttataGGTCAGATTTGTGGGTTTTATTGAGATGTGTTTCTCTCCATTTTAGACCTCTTTCAGCAGAAGGCCATAAGGACGGATGGCCCGTTTCACCAtctcctcttctttttccaCCGGTAATCCAGCTGAGATGCGAACCAGCCAGTATTTACTGTCGTAGTGTTTCTCTCTATAAGTTGGGTTGATCCGATTCTGCAGAATCACTCTGTACTTCTTGCCATTATGAGCAGAGGTGAATATTCTGGAATAATGGATGGCCTCGTTGATGTAAGGAGTGGAATAAATCCCTCTGCCGTAGACTTGACCCGGGCCCGGCtgttaaataaaagtgaaacataatttacatttacagctACAATTTACTCTGGGCTAACCAGTAACAGTTTTATTGGAGACAATAATGCACTAACAGCAGTAATAATAAAATCTAACCTTGTAGAATCCTTCGATGATGCCCTCAGCACCTTCCTTTGACGTCCCGTGGTAGGACACGGGCCACTCCCCCGGCACTGACTGGGTGCTCCGGTACTGGGTTCCGAGCCATGCATTTCCATCATACTTGTCCAGGACCTAAAACATTTTcgtaaaataaaaaagtgactTTAAAAAACGGAACAGCTTTGCAAAGTTTGGAGCGTTCAGGTGCAAAACTCAGAACAAAACCGTTGATCACCGTTGATGAATAAAGGAGCAAAAGCTATTAAAGCATGTTACTTTCTCCACAGGCGCCAGCGCTGAGGTGAGCTTTACGACTGGTGCTAAACTGGATGAACTGAGGGACTATGTTACTGATTTAGCATTACTGACGAATACTGTGATATATTTGATAATATCGATGATGACTGCCCAGATCTTTTACTGTGTAATGTAGTAGTACTGAAGTCAGTCATCTGTGTTTACCTTGATGGCAAAGCGTTGCCAACCACATGGACGTTCATACACCTCTCCACCTCTGCAATaggtctctgtgtctctcagcCCAGTGAAGTCGAAGTCAAACTTGCGGTCAAAGAATTCATCCTGATCGATGATATAAGTCTCTCCCCCTCTTGTCCTTTCATCAAATGTCAAGCTGGTGAA
The Maylandia zebra isolate NMK-2024a linkage group LG7, Mzebra_GT3a, whole genome shotgun sequence DNA segment above includes these coding regions:
- the LOC101474011 gene encoding uncharacterized protein LOC101474011, encoding MIDREVALEALGVICNAKVTSVQKLNSGARSVAFQGLASSSSAAPTLSANQLISAVLGGDETCPLSRNNFARIQSVLQGGKLSESFTSLTFDERTRGGETYIIDQDEFFDRKFDFDFTGLRDTETYCRGGEVYERPCGWQRFAIKVLDKYDGNAWLGTQYRSTQSVPGEWPVSYHGTSKEGAEGIIEGFYKPGPGQVYGRGIYSTPYINEAIHYSRIFTSAHNGKKYRVILQNRINPTYREKHYDSKYWLVRISAGLPVEKEEEMVKRAIRPYGLLLKEV